One genomic segment of Lampris incognitus isolate fLamInc1 chromosome 2, fLamInc1.hap2, whole genome shotgun sequence includes these proteins:
- the fance gene encoding Fanconi anemia group E protein gives MTDFKSSMCQKTADVRVLSRFDGQTRLLVSVLSENSGAHKGLRVLQKQRRFNSRPSLHNLLETLCREDVWLENESQPLEVKPLVCLLPVTFKCNLLSFLHMVSSTLPQSQALCVLECLEQESCPNPWVTALIRQLRRDLGGPGEEPLCTPQCSQRLQGLSECLADPGQTRGWAKCFSGPKDASPSGHPSETSDAGTQRKRRTSVMTLDSDDEEIGQDRKRLKMDVSPMEGVCDSEGPQLERKCVREETPERNDFPTDKTSAELLEPATDNTCESLPEHIKASIPQIKELLESFSEWDQSPTDVLKVLNECDPNQAKVLCGLLNLPDTPEQTLPKLCSCLLALSPDLSHSTAVTLIKSLLLRKVISLSESASRCLVTAVTSLCSRYPRPTCCALIRPALEENDLGNPQAELLNRLIDCLEPHYRLLVFQMTFGIVWTEPVLSVVHSLLDSKLELNEDIFKNFTKQLISQAPQFTKSMKFAKMMLTILTKYNSHVTSLCKHSLSCCLTTNETFLKKSLQAALKKITP, from the exons ATGACCGACTTCAAAAGCAGCATGTGTCAAAAGACCGCGGACGTGCGGGTATTAAGCCGGTTTGACGGACAAACCAGGTTACTTGTGTCTGTCCTGTCTGAAAACTCTGGCGCTCATAAAGGTCTGCGTGTCCTACAAAAACAGCGGCGGTTTAATAGTCGACCCAGCCTGCACAACCTCCTGGAGACGCTGTGCCGAGAGGACGTGTGGCTAGAAAATGAAAGCCAACCACTTGAAGT TAAACCCCTGGTGTGCCTGTTGCCAGTGACGTTCAAATGCAACCTGCTCTCCTTCCTTCACATGGTGAGCTCCACCCTTCCTCAGAGCCAGGCGCTTTGTGTACTGGAGTGCCTCGAACAGGAGTCTTGTCCAAACCCCTGGGTCACCGCCCTGATTCGACAGCTGCGAAGAGACCTGGGTGGCCCCGGTGAGGAGCCGCTGTGCACCCCGCAATGCAGTCAGAGACTTCAAGGGCTCTCTGAGTGTTTAGCAGATCCTGGCCAAACGAGAGGATGGGCGAAGTGCTTCAGTGGTCCAAAAGATGCAAGTCCGTCTGGGCATCCATCAGAGACCTCAGATGCGGGGACCCAGAGGAAAAGGAGAACTAGCGTTATGACTCTTGACTCGGATGACGAGGAAATTGGACAGGATAGAAAACGTCTGAAGATGGATGTCTCACCCATGGAGGGGGTCTGTGATAGTGAGGGTCCACAGTTGGAGAGAAAATGTGTGAGAGAGGAGACACCGGAAAGAAATGATTTCCCCACAGATAAAACCTCTGCTGAACTACTAGAGCCAGCAACGGACAATACGTGTGAATCCTTACCTGAACATATAAAG GCTTCTATCCCTCAAATCAAAGAGCTGCTGGAGAGCTTTTCAGAG TGGGATCAAAGCCCCACAGATGTATTGAAGGTGCTGAATGAATGTGACCCCAATCAA GCCAAGGTGTTGTGCGGCCTGCTGAACTTGCCTGACACACCAGAGCAGACCTTGCCTAAACTCTGTAGTTGTCTTTTGGCACTCTCCCCTGACCTCAGCCACAGTACAGCAGTAACACTCATTAAGAGCCTCCTACTGAGAAAG GTCATATCCCTCTCAGAGTCGGCTTCAAGATGCCTCGTCACAGCAGTGACATCACTCTGTAGTCGCTACCCCAGACCAACCTGCTGTGCCCTCATCAGACCTGCTTTGGAGGAGAACGACCTTG GGAATCCTCAAGCTGAACTGCTGAACAGACTGATAGACTGTCTGGAACCCCACTACAGGCTGCTGGTGTTTCA AATGACTTTTGGAATTGTATGGACTGAGCCTGTGCTCTCCGTCGTTCACAGCTTGTTAGACTCCAAG CTTGAGTTGAATGAAGACATTTTCAAAAACTTCACCAAGCAACTCATCAGCCAGGCTCCACAATTCACAAAATCCATGAAATTTGCAAAAATGATGTTAACTATACTCACCAAATATAACAGTCAT gtgACTTCTCTCTGCAAGcattctctgtcctgctgcctcaCTACAAATGAGACCTTCCTCAAGAAGTCCCTTCAAGCTGCTTTGAAAAAAATCACGCCTTAG
- the mkrn4 gene encoding makorin, ring finger protein, 4 isoform X1: MERGVKQYPAVHAGVICRAFVNGYCRFGSRCHYLHHWSAIPSTQICRYFQKGACWYGGRCRYLHVLQSDGDAAVASRRGSAPHVNSSCVGNVLPSRRGSEPVLSQAEMVSSQEHRASVFNVSHLTTTTNLFEERSREHLPQQGAESNPKTLQESQSSVTVAGASHRSSQQETLLDKTAEAGAAAFSSRDQRQTEAFLQSKDVTCGICMEKVYDKMSPDARRFGVLPNCNHSYCLECIVTWRKTKDLQEEVIKSCPQCRVKSAFYVPHNYWVEGQAKEALITTFKEKCSKRRCVYYMRHGCCPFKSECIYWHDKSQRRRTSQSRRTEDVENLDGQQLLDFVIAMTLLWDLEDDDDDDDDSDEFFLSEFF, encoded by the exons ATGGAGCGCGGAGTGAAGCAGTATCCAGCTGTCCATGCGGGAGTCATTTGTAG agcGTTCGTGAATGGCTACTGCAGATTTGGATCAAGGTGTCATTATCTTCATCATTGGTCAGCAATACCATCAACTCAAATATGCAGATACTTCCAAAAAGGTGCATGCTGGTATGGTGGCCGCTGCAG ATATCTCCATGTTCTTCAGTCTGATGGTGATGCAGCTGTTGCCAGTAGAAGGGGTTCAGCACCCCATGTCAACTCCTCTTGTGTTGGAAATGTATTGCCCAGCCGACGAGGGTCTGAGCCCGTGCTCTCTCAAGCCGAAATGGTGTCTAGCCAAGAGCACAGAGCTTCTGTATTTAATGTATCACATCTTACGACGACGACAAACCTCTTTGAGGAGAGGTCACGAGAGCATCTACCTCAGCAGG GTGCTGAATCTAATCCAAAAACACTCCAGGAATCACAGAGCTCAGTGACTGTAGCAGGTGCATCACATCGCAGCAGTCAGCAG GAGACTTTATTGGATAAGACTGCAGAGGCTGGTGCTGCTGCGTTCTCCTCTCGTGACCAGAGACAAACTGAGGCCTTCCTCCAGAGTAAAGATGTGACCTGTGGCATCTGCATGGAGAAGGTCTATGACAAGATGAGTCCAGACGCACGCCGCTTCGGCGTCCTGCCAAACTGCAATCATTCTTACTGTTTAGAATGCATTGTTACTTGGAGGAAAACCAAAGACTTGCAAGAGGAAGTAATAAA GAGCTGCCCACAATGCAGAGTGAAGTCTGCTTTTTATGTCCCTCACAATTACTGGGTTGAAGGTCAGGCAAAAGAAGCCCTCATTACTACCTTCAAAGAGAAATGCAG TAAAAGAAGATGTGTTTATTATATGCGACACGGATGTTGCCCTTTCAAGTCGGAATGCATTTACTGGCATGATAAATCTCAACGGCGCCGCACGTCGCAGTCG CGTCGTACGGAGGATGTAGAAAACTTGGACGGCCAACAGCTACTTGATTTTGTCATTGCCATGACCCTCCTCTGGGACttggaggatgatgatgacgacgatgatgattcTGATGAATTCTTCCTAAGCGAGTTCTTCTGA
- the mkrn4 gene encoding makorin, ring finger protein, 4 isoform X2, with the protein MERGVKQYPAVHAGVICRAFVNGYCRFGSRCHYLHHWSAIPSTQICRYFQKGACWYGGRCRYLHVLQSDGDAAVASRRGSAPHVNSSCVGNVLPSRRGSEPVLSQAEMVSSQEHRASVFNVSHLTTTTNLFEERSREHLPQQGAESNPKTLQESQSSVTVAGASHRSSQQTLLDKTAEAGAAAFSSRDQRQTEAFLQSKDVTCGICMEKVYDKMSPDARRFGVLPNCNHSYCLECIVTWRKTKDLQEEVIKSCPQCRVKSAFYVPHNYWVEGQAKEALITTFKEKCSKRRCVYYMRHGCCPFKSECIYWHDKSQRRRTSQSRRTEDVENLDGQQLLDFVIAMTLLWDLEDDDDDDDDSDEFFLSEFF; encoded by the exons ATGGAGCGCGGAGTGAAGCAGTATCCAGCTGTCCATGCGGGAGTCATTTGTAG agcGTTCGTGAATGGCTACTGCAGATTTGGATCAAGGTGTCATTATCTTCATCATTGGTCAGCAATACCATCAACTCAAATATGCAGATACTTCCAAAAAGGTGCATGCTGGTATGGTGGCCGCTGCAG ATATCTCCATGTTCTTCAGTCTGATGGTGATGCAGCTGTTGCCAGTAGAAGGGGTTCAGCACCCCATGTCAACTCCTCTTGTGTTGGAAATGTATTGCCCAGCCGACGAGGGTCTGAGCCCGTGCTCTCTCAAGCCGAAATGGTGTCTAGCCAAGAGCACAGAGCTTCTGTATTTAATGTATCACATCTTACGACGACGACAAACCTCTTTGAGGAGAGGTCACGAGAGCATCTACCTCAGCAGG GTGCTGAATCTAATCCAAAAACACTCCAGGAATCACAGAGCTCAGTGACTGTAGCAGGTGCATCACATCGCAGCAGTCAGCAG ACTTTATTGGATAAGACTGCAGAGGCTGGTGCTGCTGCGTTCTCCTCTCGTGACCAGAGACAAACTGAGGCCTTCCTCCAGAGTAAAGATGTGACCTGTGGCATCTGCATGGAGAAGGTCTATGACAAGATGAGTCCAGACGCACGCCGCTTCGGCGTCCTGCCAAACTGCAATCATTCTTACTGTTTAGAATGCATTGTTACTTGGAGGAAAACCAAAGACTTGCAAGAGGAAGTAATAAA GAGCTGCCCACAATGCAGAGTGAAGTCTGCTTTTTATGTCCCTCACAATTACTGGGTTGAAGGTCAGGCAAAAGAAGCCCTCATTACTACCTTCAAAGAGAAATGCAG TAAAAGAAGATGTGTTTATTATATGCGACACGGATGTTGCCCTTTCAAGTCGGAATGCATTTACTGGCATGATAAATCTCAACGGCGCCGCACGTCGCAGTCG CGTCGTACGGAGGATGTAGAAAACTTGGACGGCCAACAGCTACTTGATTTTGTCATTGCCATGACCCTCCTCTGGGACttggaggatgatgatgacgacgatgatgattcTGATGAATTCTTCCTAAGCGAGTTCTTCTGA